One part of the Coffea eugenioides isolate CCC68of chromosome 10, Ceug_1.0, whole genome shotgun sequence genome encodes these proteins:
- the LOC113750124 gene encoding katanin p80 WD40 repeat-containing subunit B1 homolog isoform X1 — MDRHQNISLEMLLKLVRVFGSVIYSSISAPSSVGVDIEAEQRLERCNTCFVELEKVKRCLPVLCRRGGSIAKSAHELNLALQEV; from the exons ATGGACAG GCATCAAAATATCTCATTGGAGATGCTTCTGAAGCTGGTCAGAGTATTTGGGTCAGTAATATATTCTTCTATATCAGCACCTTCATCCGTAGGAGTGGATATTGAGGCAGAGCAAAG GTTGGAACGCTGCAATACATGCTTTGTTGAGCTTGAAAAGGTTAAGCGTTGCTTGCCTGTACTTTGCAG AAGAGGTGGTTCAATTGCCAAGTCGGCACACGAGTTAAATCTAGCACTTCAAGAAGTTTAG
- the LOC113750124 gene encoding katanin p80 WD40 repeat-containing subunit B1 homolog isoform X2, which yields MDRHQNISLEMLLKLVRVFGSVIYSSISAPSSVGVDIEAEQRLERCNTCFVELEKVKRCLPVLCRGGSIAKSAHELNLALQEV from the exons ATGGACAG GCATCAAAATATCTCATTGGAGATGCTTCTGAAGCTGGTCAGAGTATTTGGGTCAGTAATATATTCTTCTATATCAGCACCTTCATCCGTAGGAGTGGATATTGAGGCAGAGCAAAG GTTGGAACGCTGCAATACATGCTTTGTTGAGCTTGAAAAGGTTAAGCGTTGCTTGCCTGTACTTTGCAG AGGTGGTTCAATTGCCAAGTCGGCACACGAGTTAAATCTAGCACTTCAAGAAGTTTAG